The proteins below are encoded in one region of Sedimentibacter sp. zth1:
- a CDS encoding NAD(P)-dependent oxidoreductase, with protein MKNILLIGGSGFIGANIYKMLKNKYNFHIPISKQLDICKLDDLITYIKLNEIDIVINTAVYNKRDINPDIELYKNIKMTANIENISNLVEKVLYFGSGAEYDKRFPIKDVSEELFGQKIPDNAYGLSKYNANLIARNSKNIYNLRLFGVFGPYENWRSCFISNICCKAIFELPLSIRQDCEFDYMFIDDLVNIVDLFISSTPKHHDYNVVSGNTIRLTDIVEKIMKISGKELPINILKNGHNLPYTASNIRLKNEFDVKISLIDDSIAKLYNWYDLNRKIIDYDILKNTK; from the coding sequence ATGAAGAATATACTATTAATAGGTGGAAGCGGATTCATTGGAGCAAATATTTATAAAATGCTTAAAAATAAGTACAATTTTCACATTCCTATTTCAAAACAGCTGGATATTTGTAAACTTGATGATTTAATAACATATATTAAATTAAACGAAATAGATATTGTAATTAATACAGCTGTATATAATAAGAGAGATATAAATCCGGATATAGAGCTATATAAAAACATAAAAATGACTGCAAATATAGAGAATATATCAAATTTAGTAGAAAAAGTATTATACTTTGGTTCAGGTGCTGAATATGATAAAAGGTTTCCAATAAAGGATGTTTCAGAAGAATTGTTCGGACAAAAAATACCAGATAATGCTTATGGATTATCTAAATATAATGCAAATTTGATAGCAAGAAATTCTAAAAATATATATAACTTAAGATTATTTGGAGTTTTTGGTCCATATGAGAATTGGAGAAGTTGCTTTATTTCAAATATTTGTTGCAAGGCTATTTTTGAATTACCATTAAGTATAAGACAGGATTGTGAATTTGATTATATGTTTATAGATGATTTAGTTAATATTGTAGACCTGTTTATATCTTCAACACCTAAACATCATGATTATAATGTAGTTTCTGGTAATACAATACGTTTAACTGATATAGTTGAGAAAATTATGAAAATATCAGGCAAGGAACTTCCGATAAATATTTTAAAGAATGGACATAATTTACCATATACAGCAAGCAATATACGTCTTAAAAATGAATTTGACGTAAAGATTAGTCTAATAGACGATTCAATTGCAAAATTATATAATTGGTATGATTTAAATAGAAAAATAATTGATTACGATATATTAAAAAATACAAAATGA
- a CDS encoding N-acetylneuraminate synthase family protein, whose translation MKIIKIGEKEISMLNKPYFVADIAANHDGSLQRAFKLIELAKEAGADAAKFQNFKASTIVSRNGFDSMNGQLSHQKNWKKSVYDVYEDASISVDWTPLLKKKCEEVGIEYLTSPYDFHNVDIADKYSNCFKIGSGDITWKEIVEYIAKKGKPVLLATGASSIEDVERAVNTIEMYNENLILMQCNTNYTANDDNYNYINLNVLRTYKEKFPNAILGLSDHTYGYETVLGAIALGARVIEKHFTDDNNRIGPDHKFSMNPTTWCEMVISANKLYNALGDGIKKIESNEKETSVVQRRALYFKYNFSKGHILTKEDIFPLRPIRNGQIPPYDIEKLIGKSLVKDVYADEAITWGDVE comes from the coding sequence ATGAAAATTATTAAAATAGGAGAAAAAGAAATAAGTATGCTTAACAAGCCATACTTTGTTGCAGATATAGCAGCCAATCACGACGGTAGTTTACAAAGAGCATTTAAATTAATTGAATTAGCTAAAGAAGCTGGTGCTGATGCGGCCAAGTTTCAAAATTTCAAAGCAAGTACTATCGTTAGTCGTAATGGATTTGATAGTATGAATGGACAATTATCACATCAAAAGAATTGGAAAAAATCAGTTTATGATGTTTATGAAGATGCAAGTATTTCAGTTGATTGGACACCATTACTAAAGAAAAAGTGTGAAGAAGTTGGAATCGAATATCTAACAAGCCCTTATGATTTCCATAATGTAGATATTGCTGATAAGTATTCTAATTGTTTTAAGATAGGTTCTGGAGATATTACCTGGAAAGAAATTGTAGAATATATAGCCAAAAAAGGTAAACCAGTTTTATTAGCGACAGGTGCTTCTAGCATTGAAGATGTTGAAAGAGCTGTAAACACAATAGAAATGTATAATGAAAATCTAATATTGATGCAATGTAATACTAACTACACAGCAAATGATGATAATTATAATTATATTAATTTAAATGTTTTAAGGACTTATAAAGAAAAGTTTCCTAATGCGATTTTAGGTTTATCAGATCACACATATGGCTACGAAACAGTTTTAGGAGCAATTGCATTAGGAGCAAGAGTTATAGAAAAACATTTTACTGACGATAATAATAGAATTGGTCCCGACCATAAATTTTCAATGAATCCTACTACTTGGTGCGAAATGGTTATTTCAGCAAATAAATTATATAATGCATTAGGTGACGGTATAAAAAAAATAGAAAGTAACGAAAAAGAAACATCTGTTGTGCAAAGAAGGGCATTATATTTTAAATATAACTTTTCAAAAGGACATATTTTAACTAAGGAAGATATTTTCCCTCTTAGACCAATAAGAAATGGTCAAATACCACCATATGATATAGAAAAATTAATTGGGAAAAGTCTTGTTAAGGATGTTTATGCAGATGAAGCTATAACTTGGGGTGATGTTGAATGA
- a CDS encoding SDR family oxidoreductase, whose product MKILVIGSSGMLGHMVTLYLINMGYDVINISKSRKVNEKTILVDVLDNKSLNMILNYDFDYIINCAAILVKKSEENKTNAIMLNSYFPHKLAELLKNTKTRIIQVSSDGVFSGLNAPYDEDSLTDSNTFYGKTKILGELIDDKNLTIRTSIVGPDLYDGVGLFNWFVNQNAVVNGYKNTLFNAVTTLEFAKFIEVIIRNPISGVYHLCSNQTMSKADFISMVKEEFNLKNITINKIENNFTDNSLKSNREDIDYIQKSYFCMIKELKQYMINNKEIYRNYKFLRSLNV is encoded by the coding sequence ATGAAAATTTTAGTTATAGGATCTAGTGGTATGCTAGGACATATGGTCACTTTATATTTAATAAATATGGGATATGATGTAATTAATATATCAAAGAGTAGAAAAGTTAATGAAAAAACTATATTAGTTGATGTTCTAGATAATAAAAGTTTAAATATGATATTAAATTATGATTTTGATTATATAATTAATTGTGCTGCTATATTAGTGAAAAAAAGTGAGGAAAATAAAACTAATGCTATTATGTTAAATTCTTATTTTCCACATAAGCTTGCAGAGTTATTGAAAAATACTAAAACTCGTATAATACAAGTTAGTTCTGATGGGGTATTTTCAGGATTAAATGCGCCTTATGACGAGGATAGTTTAACTGATTCTAATACATTTTATGGCAAAACTAAAATATTAGGTGAACTTATAGATGACAAAAATCTAACTATTAGAACAAGTATAGTTGGTCCGGATTTATATGATGGTGTTGGATTGTTTAATTGGTTCGTTAACCAAAATGCAGTTGTGAATGGATATAAAAATACTCTATTTAATGCTGTTACTACTTTAGAATTTGCTAAATTTATTGAAGTAATTATTAGAAATCCAATAAGTGGAGTTTATCATTTATGCTCAAATCAAACTATGTCAAAAGCTGATTTTATAAGCATGGTTAAAGAAGAATTTAATTTAAAAAACATTACAATTAATAAAATAGAAAATAATTTTACTGATAATTCTTTAAAATCCAATAGGGAAGATATAGATTATATACAAAAAAGTTATTTCTGCATGATTAAAGAACTGAAACAATACATGATTAATAATAAAGAAATATATAGAAATTATAAATTTTTAAGGAGTTTAAATGTATGA
- a CDS encoding GNAT family N-acetyltransferase, whose translation MISGNKVKIKAIEKEDLEQLMEWRNLPEFRKYFREYRDINENMQNKWFENTVVNDKNTIMFSIFDNCTKKLIGCCGLCYINWVHRYADLSLYIGIDECYIDDCGYAEEACKLLFDYGFNELNLNKIWTEIYEFDHKKKALYDKLGFNQDGLLRQNYFYEGRWWASRIISLLSSEFNTH comes from the coding sequence ATGATTAGTGGAAATAAGGTAAAAATAAAAGCTATTGAGAAAGAAGATTTGGAACAACTTATGGAGTGGAGAAATCTTCCGGAATTTAGGAAGTATTTCAGAGAATATAGAGATATAAATGAAAATATGCAAAATAAATGGTTTGAAAATACTGTTGTGAATGATAAAAATACAATTATGTTCTCTATATTTGATAATTGTACTAAAAAATTAATAGGATGTTGTGGTTTGTGTTATATTAACTGGGTTCATAGATATGCGGATCTTTCACTATATATTGGGATAGATGAATGTTATATTGATGATTGTGGATATGCAGAGGAAGCATGTAAATTATTATTTGATTATGGCTTTAATGAACTCAATCTTAATAAAATTTGGACGGAAATTTATGAATTTGATCATAAGAAAAAAGCTTTATATGACAAGTTAGGATTTAATCAAGACGGATTATTAAGACAAAATTATTTCTATGAAGGTAGATGGTGGGCTTCTAGAATTATATCATTATTATCAAGTGAATTTAATACACACTAA